The following proteins come from a genomic window of Bombus affinis isolate iyBomAffi1 unplaced genomic scaffold, iyBomAffi1.2 ctg00001249.1, whole genome shotgun sequence:
- the LOC126928658 gene encoding CCR4-NOT transcription complex subunit 6-like — protein MSRNHKDKYENSNPRRTHTFMSTEDANSGKKSYWPELEITGSIRNLSPNLWQLTHLTALYLNDNSLQRIPSEIGRLVNLRALDLSSNKLRSLPAELGDLIYLRELLLNQNYLRVLPYELGKLFQLQVLGLQGNPLSKEIMALYGEPSGTHKLLSYMLDNLQGM, from the exons ATGTCTCGCAATCATAAAGACAAGTATGAAAACTCCAACCCACGTCGTACACATACTTTTATGTCTACGGAGGATGCAAACTCTGGAAAGAAATCGTATTGGCCAGAATTGGAGATAACAGGCAGTATAAGAAATTTAAGCCCAAATTTATGGCAATTGACTCATCTAACGGCTTTGTATCTCAATGATAATAGTTTACAAAGGATACCATCTGAGATTGGACGTTTAGTCAACTTACGTGCTTTAGATCTCAGTAGCAATAAATTACGGAGTTTGCCAGCTGAACTGGGGGACCTCATCTACCTCAG AGAATTGTTGTTAAACCAAAATTACCTCCGAGTGTTACCATATGAACTAGGAAAATTGTTCCAATTACAAGTGCTAGGACTTCAGGGAAATCCACTTAGCAAGGAAATAATGGCGTTATATGGAGAACCATCTGGGACTCACAAGCTGCTGTCATATATGCTGGACAATTTACAAGGTATGTGA